In Tenacibaculum sp. 190524A02b, the genomic stretch TAATGAGCAAGGTATTGGAGATAAAGTTGAAATTGGAGCAATTGATATTTTAGATACTTTTTCATTTTTTGAAATAGATAAAAATTTTGAGTCGAAAACCCTTGAGGCTTTTGGAGATAACGAACCTGATTTTAATGGTAGGAATGTAAACATTGAAATAACCAAGAGTGATAGAGGAGGAGGAAGACGAAGAAAAAGAAACAATGGAGGGTTTAATAAGTCTAGAAATGGATCTTCTTCAAATAATAAAAAGTTTGGAAGACGAAGATCATCAGATAATGGAGCTCCTAAAGCACATTCTGGCTTCGGAAGAAGAAGACGTAGTAAATAAAATATTTAAAGGCATCTGAAAAGATGCTTTTTTTACGGGATAAAAATAATAAGGGTAGATACTTTTCTATAAAAAACTCTAAAGTTAAAAGTGCTTAGATAGGTATCTACCCCGTTTCCCCTAAATTAAATATTTTGATATAACTTTACTTATCTTATAATTGGTGATGTAAAAATTGTTTTGATTCTATCTATAATTCCTTGTAAAACAGTAAAAATTGCATCCGAAGAGAAACCACCTATTAAAGCGAGTATACTCTTACTAAATAAATTAATACTTTTAGGATCTGAAGAATAAAAAGAAATAATTTCAGATAAAATTAATCCGGCAATAATGCCTAAAATAATTTGAGCTATATATGATATAGATTCTTCAGGAACCAATGTGCAACTCTTTAATGAGTCACTAACTTTTTTTAATAAAAAAAACAAAACACCTAAACCAGCAACAGAAGATAAAAAAGCTAAATTTAGTAGTAGTGAAATGCCATTATTATTCATAATTCCTTCATCTAAAGAATGATTGTTTACTTGTGGAGATAACCCTGTAATTATGAAAAGTAGAAGAAAGGTTAACGCTAATAAGATTAAATTTCTAACTAACGGAAGCTTATTAAAAATAGATTTTTTAGTTTCAGAAGAGCGTAATCTTTTAGTAAATTCTATAGATTTTGGTGTAGCAGGAGAGATGTTTTTTGCTAATAAATTATGTGCATTAATTAAATCATCAACACTACTATTCTGAATCAAGCTATTCACTTCTGTATTGATAATAATACCGTTGTAAATAGCATAAGAAAGCATATTGTTAATTTCTTTACTTAATTCATTAACAATTTGAGGTGAAATTCCTTTAACTAAATCTGAAGTTGGTTTGGTAGCTGTAGTCATAATTGTTAAGTTTTATTAAAATTAACTTATTTACACTAAATATATAAGACTTTTACATTAATAATTAATAGAAAATCACTCTTTTAAAGAGCGATTTTCCCGTCGTTTAATTAATTGAATGAATTATTCTGCAGATTTTACAGGAACATCATTTACTTCATGACTTCCATATGTAAACCCACCAATTCCATTCCAACTATTATCAATATCCATATAAGCTGTGAATTTTTCTAAGTAGCTTCCAATTGCTGGTGGTGGCACAGATACTACATATTCACCAGATAAGTTTACTATTTTAGTAACTTTACCGTAACCTGTAGCTCTGATAGTACCAGCTACATTTACTTTAATGCTAGGTCTATCAATTGCTTGAGTGATTTCAACAATACCAGAAACAGTGTTTCTTGATGGAGATACAACTAATGAAAAATGTGCTACAGGAGCTCCGGGTAGCCCAACATTTCCAATAGTTCCTTTAGCTAAATAAGCATCAGCTAAAGCTTTAGTTGCAGAAGAAGTTTCGTTTACAGTACTCATAATTTTAAAGTTTTTAAAATATTCCTACTCTTTTAAGTTGGTTTTTCGGATATCACCATTAAAAATCATAGTGTAGCTACGTAATGATTCATGAATTTCTTACTCAAATATATTTTTTATTCTATAACTTTTTATATTATTATCCTTGAACGTTAGTGATTTAAGTATGAGTGTAAACTTAGATATTAATATAAAATAATATTTATTTAAAATAAATCCAAATAAAATTTGGAGATTACAATTACTTGTATAATTTTGCCATTGAATTTTATTAAAATTAAATCTAAATAAAATGAAGAAGGTTATATTATCGATGTTAGCAGTATCCGCAATGGTATTTACATCATGTTCTGATGATAATAACGATCCAGGACCAACAAAACAAGAAGTTGTAGCACCAGCAACGTACGACTTTAGTGACGTTAAAGGAAATTCTAATGTGAGTTTTTCAGGGCAAGTAGCTCGTTTAAAAATGATTAACGAGTTAAAATCTGTTTTAGGGAAAAATACTAAAACTGAAGCTCAATTAGTTGAAATGTTTACAAATGGAACTGGTTTTCCAGATGAATTAGGAGTTAACGATTCAGGTAAAAAATTAAGAGAAACAGTTGCAGCAGCTACAAACTCTAATACTTCTTCTGTTGAAGAAGACGCTTTAAGAGTAAAAATTGATGGATGGTTAAAAGATCATGCTACAACTTTATATGCTAACTGGGATAAAGATGCTTCTGCTGGTATTGCAGGAAAAGTAGTTACAGGTTCAAGAACTGCCTATGTAAATGCTAAAGGTGTTGAATATAACCAAGCTTTTGCTAAAACATTAATAGGGTCTGTGATTGTAGATCAGGTAGTTAATAAATATGTATCACAAAAATATCTTGAGGATAACAAAGCTGGACATGAAGCAGGGACACCGTATAAAAATGATGATACTAAAAATTATACCGCTTTACAACATGGTTGGGATGAAGCTTATGGATATGTTTTTGGATTAGAAACTGATACTAAATCACCTTCTAGAGAAGGAGGTTCTTTATTAAATAAATATTTAAAGAAAGTAGAAGGAGGTAAAAAGTTTAAAGGTATTTTTGATGAAGTATACAATGCTTTTAAATTAGGTAGAGCAGCAATAGATGCTAAAGATTATGAGTTAGTTAATAAACAAGCTGAGATAATTAGAACAGAAATTTCTAAAGTTGTTGGGGTAATGGCTGTTTATTATTTACAAAAAGGTAAAGGTACTAGAGACGCTAATAAATTACATTCTTTATCGGAAGGATATGGTTTTGTAAAGTCATTACGTTTTGTTCATATTAATGGAAAACAAGTAGAAGAAAATCAAATTAAAGCATCAATAGAAGCTTTAGAAGCTGATAATGGATTATGGTCTGTAACTGATGATAAGCTACAAGAAATAGCTG encodes the following:
- a CDS encoding DUF4856 domain-containing protein, with translation MKKVILSMLAVSAMVFTSCSDDNNDPGPTKQEVVAPATYDFSDVKGNSNVSFSGQVARLKMINELKSVLGKNTKTEAQLVEMFTNGTGFPDELGVNDSGKKLRETVAAATNSNTSSVEEDALRVKIDGWLKDHATTLYANWDKDASAGIAGKVVTGSRTAYVNAKGVEYNQAFAKTLIGSVIVDQVVNKYVSQKYLEDNKAGHEAGTPYKNDDTKNYTALQHGWDEAYGYVFGLETDTKSPSREGGSLLNKYLKKVEGGKKFKGIFDEVYNAFKLGRAAIDAKDYELVNKQAEIIRTEISKVVGVMAVYYLQKGKGTRDANKLHSLSEGYGFVKSLRFVHINGKQVEENQIKASIEALEADNGLWSVTDDKLQEIADRLARYFGFTAADALSL
- a CDS encoding DUF1842 domain-containing protein translates to MSTVNETSSATKALADAYLAKGTIGNVGLPGAPVAHFSLVVSPSRNTVSGIVEITQAIDRPSIKVNVAGTIRATGYGKVTKIVNLSGEYVVSVPPPAIGSYLEKFTAYMDIDNSWNGIGGFTYGSHEVNDVPVKSAE